Genomic window (Acidimicrobiales bacterium):
GAGGTCGTCGGCCAGGGCGGCGAGCGCGTCGCGGTAGCCGTCCGAGGTCGTACTGCCGACCAGGGTCAGCCGGGCGCCGGGGTCGAGCCCGAGGCGGCGGGCGGCGGCCAGCGCGGCGATCACGTCGTGCTGGCACTTGTTGGGCGCCAGGCGGCCGACGAACAGCCAGTGGGCGCCCCGGCGGGCGCGCCGCAGGGCCTCGGCCGTCGCCCGGTGCGGCCGGGCGGCGACGGCGCCGAGGTCGACGAGGGGCGGGACGACGGCGGCGGGCGGGAACCCGGCCTCGGCCAGCTCGGCGGCGTTGAACGACGAGTCGGCGATCGCCAGCGCCGTGCGGGGGGCCAGGCGGGCGAGGTCGGCCCTGGCCCGGCGCATGTTCCTCGCCGCCTCCGGCTCCCAGCGCTCGAAGTACGGGGCCGGCGTGATGTTGTGGTACTCGACGGCGAGCGGCTCGGGACGGTCGAGCAGCCAGCCGGTGAGCGCCGTCCCCGTCGAGCACTGGTAGAGGAGGAGGTCGGCGGGGCCGGCCCGGTCGAGGTGGTGGACCGGCCTGGCCTCCCGGCGCACGTCGTCGTGGAGGTCCTCGGCGAACACCTCCGACGCCCAGCCGGCGGCCCGGAAGGCGTCCCTGGCGAGGAGCGTGTGGGCGCCGACGGCGTCGGCCCGGGCCAGCACGGGCACCACCTGGTGGACGGTGGTCACGGCCGGCCCGCCCGCTCCCGCTCCAGGGCCTCGACCCGCTCCTCGAGCGAGGTCACCCGGTCGGTCAGCGCCGCGCCCAGGTCGGCCACGGCCGCGCCGAGGGCGGCGAGGCGCCGGCCGAGGGCCAGCAGGTACCAGCCGAGGGCCCGGCGGATCACGGCCTTGGCCACCCTGGCCAGCGGGTTGCGGGCGGTGGTGGGCACGTCGGCGTCGGTGCGGGCCACGTGGGCCACGCGGGCGACGGCCCGGCGCAGGTCCTCGGCGCCGCCGCCCGAGCGCAGCCGCCCGACGGCCCGGTGGATGCCGTCCACGTCGGCCGCCGGGAACGACGGCGAGGAGCGGAGGGCGTCGGCCTCGGCCCTCGCCTCGTCGAGGAAGCGGCGCTGGTCGGCGGTCAGCCCGTCCACGACCGGCAGAGGTAGGCGAGCAGGTAGCAGTCGTCGACGGCCGCGAACATCCCCGGGTTGCCCGCCGCGTCCTCCACCGAGAAGCGGCCGGCCGCGAACGAGGCGCCGAGGTGGTTGAGGCCGTACGCCGCCACCACGGCGAGGCCGGCGGCGGCGAGCTTGGCCTCCAGCTGCGCCCGCGTGTACTCGACCTCGTGGTCGGGGTCGATCGGCTCGTCCTGCTGGAGCCGGCAGGCCCGCCCGTTGGGCGTGTCCACGGCGAACCACCCGCCCGGCCGGAGCACCCGGCGGACCTGCTTCAGCACGAGGTCGCCGTCGGCCTCGCCCACGTGCTCGATGGTCTGCCCGCTGTAGACGAGGTCGAAGGAGGCGTCGTCGTAGGGCGACAGGTCGGTCATCGAGTGGAACGCGTAGCGGACCGGCCCCCGCTCGGTGGCGACGACGCCGTCGGGGCCGGCGACGGCGTAGATCGGGTGGCGGTCGCCGACCGGCAGGTCGACCAGCACCAGCTCCTCGAAGCCGTACGGGTAGCCCATCGAGACGAGCGCGCCGGCGGGGTGGCCGAGGGCCGTGCCGCCGAGGTCGAGGATGCGCCGGGCCGGGGGCAGGCTGCGGACGAACCGGCAGCGGCTGGCGTGCAGCGACGGGCCGAGGTCGCGGAAGCCCCTGGCCTGGAACTCGCCCGAGCCCCGGATGGCGTCGAGGAGGCCGGTGCGGTCGAGCTCGCCCCTGGCCAGGCGGCCGCCGAGGTCGGCCAGGCCGTGGGGGTCGGGCTCCCGGCCGAGGAGGACGTCGTAGGCCAGGCCGACGGCGGCCGCGGGCGGCAGGTCGGCGAAGCGGGGCGGGGGCAGGGCCCGCAGCGCGGCCATCGTCGCCAGCCGGCGGGCGCCGCCCGGCCGGCGCAGGATCGCCGCCGCCCGCCGGGCGCGACCGCTGAGGACGTCGACCCCCGGCATCGGGCCGAGGTTAGCGGCGGGCGTGACGGGCACCGCGGCACGGTCCCACTAACCTCGACCGCTCGTGACCAGCCCGGCAGAGCGGCCCGACGTCGACGCCCTCGTGGCCGAGCTGCGGGCGAGGGTCGAGCGCCGGCGGGCCGAGGGCGTGTACCCGCCCGACGTCGAGGAGGAGCTCGACGCCCACTTCGAGCGGGTCACCGGCCGGGCGGCGCGGCCGTCGTTCGACCGCCTGCGCCAGGTCCTCCACGACCTCCACGTGGCCGGCGACTTCGGCCGCCACCGCCTCACCTTCGACAGCGACCTGCCCGGCGGGTCGACCGTCCACCGGGTGGCCGGCAAGGCCGTCTCCCGCACCGCCCAGGGCATCTTCGACCAGCTGCGGGAGTACTCGCTCGCCCTCGAGCGGGTCCTCGGCGTGGTCATCGACACGATGGAGGCGCTGCCCCGCCACGACCACCCGGACCTCGACCGCGAGCTCGACCTCGTGCACGAGGAGCTGTCGCACCTCGACCGGGCCCCGGCCGAGGCCGGCGGGGCGGTGGCCGAGCTGCACCGGCGGCTCGAGGTGCTGGAGCGGGCGGAGGCCGCCCGCCGCTTCGACCCCTGGTTCGGCAGCGACCGCTTCGTCGACGCCTTCCGGGGCTCCCGCGAGGACCTCCTCGCCGCCTACGCGCCGCTGGCCGACCGCCTGGCCGGCTCCGGCCCGGTGCTCGACGTGGGGTGCGGGCGGGGGGAGTTCGTGGAGCTGCTCGCCGAGCGGGGGACCGAGGTGCGGGGGGTGGACCTCGACCCGGTCGCCGTGGCCGTCGCCAGGGAGGCCGGGCTGCCGGTCGAGGAGGGCGACGGCGTGGCCGCGCTGGCCGCCGCGGCCGACGGGTCGCTCGGCGCCGTCGTGCTCCTCCAGGTCGTCGAGCACCTGAGCGCGCAGGACCTCGTCGACCTCGTCGCCCTCTGCGCCGACAAGGTGC
Coding sequences:
- a CDS encoding glycosyltransferase → MTTVHQVVPVLARADAVGAHTLLARDAFRAAGWASEVFAEDLHDDVRREARPVHHLDRAGPADLLLYQCSTGTALTGWLLDRPEPLAVEYHNITPAPYFERWEPEAARNMRRARADLARLAPRTALAIADSSFNAAELAEAGFPPAAVVPPLVDLGAVAARPHRATAEALRRARRGAHWLFVGRLAPNKCQHDVIAALAAARRLGLDPGARLTLVGSTTSDGYRDALAALADDLGVAGAVTFTDRIGTAQLAAHWADADVFVCLSEHEGFCVPVVEAMQAGVPVVAHAAGAVPETVGPAGVLLDDKDPVLVAVAVTRLLADPVRRGELVDAGKARAAELGAEVVAPRLVEVVRRFLEGGAGGG
- a CDS encoding methyltransferase domain-containing protein, which translates into the protein MPGVDVLSGRARRAAAILRRPGGARRLATMAALRALPPPRFADLPPAAAVGLAYDVLLGREPDPHGLADLGGRLARGELDRTGLLDAIRGSGEFQARGFRDLGPSLHASRCRFVRSLPPARRILDLGGTALGHPAGALVSMGYPYGFEELVLVDLPVGDRHPIYAVAGPDGVVATERGPVRYAFHSMTDLSPYDDASFDLVYSGQTIEHVGEADGDLVLKQVRRVLRPGGWFAVDTPNGRACRLQQDEPIDPDHEVEYTRAQLEAKLAAAGLAVVAAYGLNHLGASFAAGRFSVEDAAGNPGMFAAVDDCYLLAYLCRSWTG
- a CDS encoding methyltransferase domain-containing protein — its product is MTSPAERPDVDALVAELRARVERRRAEGVYPPDVEEELDAHFERVTGRAARPSFDRLRQVLHDLHVAGDFGRHRLTFDSDLPGGSTVHRVAGKAVSRTAQGIFDQLREYSLALERVLGVVIDTMEALPRHDHPDLDRELDLVHEELSHLDRAPAEAGGAVAELHRRLEVLERAEAARRFDPWFGSDRFVDAFRGSREDLLAAYAPLADRLAGSGPVLDVGCGRGEFVELLAERGTEVRGVDLDPVAVAVAREAGLPVEEGDGVAALAAAADGSLGAVVLLQVVEHLSAQDLVDLVALCADKVRPGGVVVAETVNPQSLYVFAHALYVDPTHLRPVHPAYLTFLFQEAGFAGVQIEWRSPPPEADRLVDLPGEGEPVDTANANVARLNALLFAPQDYALIAHR